In a single window of the Gossypium hirsutum isolate 1008001.06 chromosome A13, Gossypium_hirsutum_v2.1, whole genome shotgun sequence genome:
- the LOC107894216 gene encoding LOW QUALITY PROTEIN: receptor-like kinase LIP2 (The sequence of the model RefSeq protein was modified relative to this genomic sequence to represent the inferred CDS: inserted 1 base in 1 codon) produces MNCFPCFSTQKGKKENGKRDHDSSADELIRARILASMEENQAEHAKIAAQRFSFRDLAAATKNFRQECLLGEGGFGRVYKGTLQANGQVVAVKQLDRNVMKGCKEFLVEVARLSLLQHANLVNLIGYCADGDQRLLVYDFMPGGSLEDNLLAPKDEVKPQLDWLTRMKIAYGAAQALEYLHDKANPPVIYRDLKSSNVLLDEEFNPKLSDIGLDKLDHSSEKMPMQSRXMGTYGYSAPEYSRSGRLTTVADVYSFGVVLLELITGRRAIDTTKPVEEQNLVAWAQPLFREPKKFPDMADPKLKKRFPERGLNQAVAIAAMCLQDEAAARPLMSDVVTALSYLSVASEENKIPPALPPSLSSKLHCISAKLSRECGGGNQEMVDEQGDHSQSDTELDVNDRSDKESVSSPRSSSSNAKPQPHEKKRL; encoded by the exons ATGAATTGTTTCCCTTGTTTCTCAACACAAAAAGGCAAAAAAGAAAACGGTAAAAGGGATCATGACTCTTCCGCTGACGAACTTATTCGAGCCAGAATACTTG CTAGTATGGAGGAGAACCAAGCAGAGCATGCGAAAATTGCAGCTCAAAGATTCAGTTTCCGAGATCTAGCCGCTGCAACCAAGAATTTCCGTCAAGAATGCTTGCTGGGTGAAGGTGGTTTCGGAAGAGTTTACAAGGGAACTCTTCAGGCTAATGGCCAG GTGGTTGCTGTAAAACAACTCGACAGGAATGTAATGAAAGGATGCAAGGAGTTTCTTGTAGAGGTGGCTCGACTGAGCCTCTTACAGCATGCAAATCTAGTTAATCTCATTGGATACTGTGCTGATGGAGATCAGAGGCTGTTGGTCTATGATTTCATGCCTGGGGGTTCCCTTGAAGATAATCTACTTG CTCCCAAGGATGAAGTGAAGCCACAATTAGATTGGTTAACCCGAATGAAAATAGCATATGGGGCAGCTCAAGCTCTAGAGTACTTGCACGATAAGGCCAATCCTCCAGTAATATACCGTGATCTCAAGTCCTCAAATGTTTTGTTGGATGAAGAATTCAACCCCAAACTGTCTGATATTGGACTGGACAAGCTTGACCACTCATCAGAAAAGATGCCAATGCAATCGA GGATGGGGACATATGGCTACAGTGCTCCAGAGTATTCAAGATCAGGTAGACTCACAACTGTTGCGGATGTATACAGTTTTGGGGTGGTTCTATTGGAGCTTATCACCGGAAGAAGAGCCATTGACACTACCAAACCTGTGGAGGAGCAAAATTTAGTTGCTTGG GCTCAACCATTGTTCAGGGAACCAAAAAAGTTCCCAGACATGGCAGATCCTAAGCTTAAGAAGCGATTCCCAGAAAGGGGTTTGAATCAAGCAGTTGCAATAGCAGCCATGTGCCTGCAAGACGAAGCTGCTGCCCGTCCTTTGATGAGTGACGTGGTGACGGCATTGAGTTATCTTTCAGTTGCCTCGGAAGAGAATAAAATTCCTCCCGCTCTCCCTCCTTCTCTCTCATCTAAATTGCATTGCATCTCAGCTAAGCTGAGTAGGGAGTGTGGTGGTGGTAATCAGGAGATGGTGGACGAGCAAGGTGATCATTCCCAATCGGATACCGAATTGGACGTTAATGATCGAAGTGATAAAGAAAGTGTTTCTTCCCCCCGCAGTAGCAGCAGCAACGCCAAACCTCAACCTCATGAAAAAAAGCGCCTTTGA